The window CAGAGACTTCAATAGTTCTTCTGAAATATAACTTGCCCAGGGTTTGAGATGCTGTCCAGTTGTGTGGATAATCACAGACTCCCAACAGATTTCCctgacaaagagaggaggacTTCTATGCATCAAGAGTTGCTAAGAGGAAGTCTCTGAAGGCTATATGTGCCTCTCCTTCTTAGAACTTCTGGGTGGGTTACTAGATAATGTGTTGCCTGAGGCTTCAATAGTTGTACTGGAAAACTTCAGTGTTCACATGAGTAATGACACCTTGAAGCAAGTGATTGGGAGGAACAGCATTCTTGATCATAACTGCAGTAGGATCTTGTTATTGGACTTCTGTGCTAATGACAAAGTGTCCATAAGAAACATCATTTTCAAGCATTTGCCTTCTGTCAGCATACTTCAGTCCATTgtctttacagtcattttgtcAGATTTGCAGTTGCATGTCTTAGATCAGATGGCAGGGGATGCTTGGCTAGGTTGCTAACTTGCACCTTagggagatttttttctgtataccAGGGAAGGACACGGATatggagattttaaaaaaagggggaagTTTGGGTTAACGGTCCCCCTCAGTTGCTCTGTTTTTTACATCTTCCCAGGAGCATGAGTCTATATACACTTTCTATAAAAACTTTCTGAGCAGGATGGTGCTGcattaaacaacaataaaatactaATTGAGCACTGAAGTGATGCTTTATGACTTTGTGGTGCCTCGACCCATgatagctttctttgtgtttctctctggtctcagcaggATTATGTAACATTTGGGTCCAAACAGCGCCACCAAGAGGCCAAagctggaggccaggatggcaaatacctccactgcatctgcatatttgcctGGGGAATTGACATAAGCAGGGACAAAtgccacccacacagcacagaagatcagcatgctgaaagtgatgagtttggcctcattgaaactgtctggaagattccttgccagaaatgctaacaggaaactgaggataGCCAATAAACCAATATAGCCAAGTAACAATGCAAAACCAACTGTGGACCCAaccacacactcataaactatcttgtcattgtgatattcagtgtttttatatggAGCTGGTGAGGAAGACAAAAGCCATGCTGTGCAAATGACTGCCTGGATGGATGTAAGAACCAGGACTGTACCTCTCTGTTGTACAGcaccaaaccacttcagactggctccacctcctggcttggaggctttgaacacagccagaaccaccatggttttcaccaggatacatgagacacaaagcacaaagcagatcccaaatgctgcatgtctcagTTGACATGTCCACAGTCTGGGTCGTCCAATGAACAGCAGTGAACACAGGAAACATAGTTTGAGTGACACCAAGAGCAGAAAACTCAGTTCAGAATTGTTGGCGCGTACCATGGGTGTGCTgtgatgatggaagaagatccctaggacaacagcacagataaatgtgcCCAGCAATGAAGTTGTTGTCAAGCAGATTCCCAGAGGCTCATGATAGGAGAGGAACTCTATTTTCTTAGGAACACAGTGGTCACGCTGGGGACTGGACCAGAAATCCTCTGGACAACTGGTGCACTCCATACAGTCTGTGAAAACAGAAGAGTTGTTGAAATTCATATGGGTATTATGTCTCCAAAGAATCCAAAGCATATTAAAAAGAATGCCAACCAGTCTTATTGCTGATCTTTCCTTCAGAACAAGGgacacagtcaaaacaacactcaggttCTCCCTTCTTTCTGGCCATGCgggtacctggaggacagctctcactgcacactgaccgTGGTGGCTGTGAGGAGAGTAATAAATCTATTATGTACTCTTTTACACTGCAATACTGAGTTATCAACAAGTCAAATAAGGGAACAGATtctgaaaaaagaagagatCACCTTTTTAGATTCAAAGTTCCAGaagattttgtcttcatcaagtGTGAGTTCTTCATCTTTGAAGGCTGACTTCTTAACCTCACCCACAGTCTGAACTTTTATTTGTCCATCAGGAAGCCACTGCCAGTTCATGATATCATATATTGGTAGGACATCACCATTCTCATCAAATGACACCTGATCACCAAATGATGTGGTGAAGTTGACTTTTTGCAAATAATGTACAAGCTACAAATGGATGAGACAAGGCACAGAAATGTATCATGGGTGTTACAGACAGGTGATAGATGTGCAAACTTTTGTTCATCAACTTCTCATACCAATCAAATTATATGCATgcaaaaaataagaatttaatGTTATGAATTTGACCATTGCTGTGGAACACTTCCATGTCTGCTATCCATAAACTCATTGTGGTGCACTTTGCATTTAGCAAATATATTTAAGTCATACATGATAATGTATTATTTGTACATTTCTTATTAGGTCATTCTCTGCAATGGGGAAACTCACTGGCTCTTCATTATGTAGTACAGTAGGGTAGGGTAGTAGGGTAGTAGGGTATAAAAATGGAAAGCAGGTGTGTAACTTGATATCACACCTGCCATGGCTCCAATCTTTGAAAACTGGCACAGCTGTTCCCactgaaaggccctctccctggctcacactgcagcatgttgtcaagggcatatgccagagcatacacagccttatacacattatactctGGTCTGAATTCTGAAATATTCAACAACTCAGTCTCCACACTCTCTAGGTCTTCTTGTCCAGTGCATaatgctcctccagcttccacccaacctgctggaggtggtgcaaaTCTACACTGAAAAGTGTGTTCCCAAAATTGATTTACCTGAAATACATTCAAATGTATATGTTATATACTATGGCATTATATTGTTTCTTGCAAATAACAGAAGAGATTGCAAGGTTAAACTCTCACCATGTTATTTCcatagctgttgttgtggtttaGGTCAGGACGTATTTGTAACAGGAAGTCTCTGAGCCCTGGCATTTCTCCTCGACGGATGGCAATGGTCAGTGTTCCACCCAGGTACGGCATGAGGTCAGGGGTCTGAAGCACAGCAAATGTTGTCCAGGCTTCACTGCCCATCCACTGCAGGCCTGTCACATTCTGCCTCACCACCTTGTATAATTTCACATATTTGCATAGTTTATCAAATCAGCTTGGCCAGCAATGGATTTACTGAAATCATGCCAGGGAGACAATTTTACCAGGGATGTACATGAATAATTGATGAGTCGATAAGGTAAACATAGTCGACATCAATTGGTAAGTGTTGACTAATTTTTACTTGACTAATACTTAATCGGGTGGAGGTGGTAACGTTAGCTCACATTGTTTCTACAtgcttagcttgtttttaggttaggattccaTCAGTGCTCATcatttagggtttttttttctgggagctgaattattcCCCTCTTTGCATAAAgcagtttaatttttaaaaagaaacaatgtttCTCCACAACATGGACACAGGACGTGGAGAGCGGCTTTTTGCTAAATCTTGcttctctgattactgaagatccCGACgtttgatgacaaaaatccttcacctggtttaagattagagttataacattatataaagtgaTAGTGACATGATTTGAAACATTAAGAAGTGCTGGCTGCCGACAGCCAGCACTTctggaaaacactgtggatttatTGTACCTAACTGCTCATGTGACAGcgaatgacaacaaacaaataacaaatagctttggtgacttaaatgatttcagaaaACGTGCAGCTACAtctctgaaaaagaatctgaaggaaaacaataaagtagcaataacaactgaTGCACAGACAGTTCTCACATCAGAAGTTTTTGTCACAGTCACCGTAAAGAttagacacactgctgagaacacTGCTGCTAGTCTGAGGTCCACTGTTTATGAGTGGGacttgggaggtaaagttagtaCATCTGCACCctacagtgcaaaaaacatttattattattttggtttggatGGAGGGCACGATGACAATGACTAATcgacttaaattggcttgattaatcgacttcaaaaagtaattaaaatgcccatccctagaTTTTACATATCAGTCACTCTCTTCTCCAaaactgatcttttttttttttattcttaccTCTTCCATTAGGTTAATCATGTGACTctcatatgaaaacaaaatgaccacacGAGCTGTGGATTTCTTCATCACATTCACAATCCTCCTAAATTCAACTGAGTCATTGCCCCAGGGTAAAATCTCTGTGTAGGCCAGACAACCTCCACCAGATGGACCCAGGTCAGATTGGAAGGATCGGGCAGCATGGAGTCcataatcatcatcactgaccaGAAGGCCTACCCAAGTCCAGTCAAAGTATTTTAGAATCTGAATCATAGCTCGCACCTATTTGAAtagagaattttaaaaagttgtgtGGAATATTTCTGCACAGAAAATCAGTCAATAAAGCTCTTTCAGGGgaaactattattttcattcagaTGCATCATCAAACCCATATAACTTCACAAATGACATATAAAGCATATATGTTGATACATTCAAACTAATCAGCTTCTTTCAAAGGACAGTAAAACTAAATGGCCATCTAAGTATATACACATATTATGTTCTTGTTTTGCTGCTTGAGCTTACCTGAAAAGAGTCATTTGGGATTGTTCTAAAGAAGGATGGAAAGCGTTGCCGATCACTCAGGCAGGGACACGTGGCATAGTAACTCACCTGTGAGAAACACAGGTGTGCATAAGGAGTATTCATTTCTTGCAGTTTTACTGACCCATTCAGCAAACTCTGAACATTTAATTATTATCTAATTAACACAGAACACATCAAAACTATTCTCTGATggcaagtggaaaaaaatataaagtgaGAAACTTACAATGGGCAGTTTGTATAAACCAATCACACTGGACATGGCAATTGTAAATGTTGAGTATGCATCACCCACAATCCCCAGGACTGGAGGAGCCCCCACACATGTCTCATCCAAAAGAAACTGTTCCTCCTGACCACTGGCCATTGACAATGAAGCACGGAATGAAATTCCAAGTGTGGCACAGTTATCATACAGACTGTATCCCAGAGTCACATTAGGTAGCAGGTTGGAGTTTCTGTTGATCTCATCTATAGCAAAGGCCATGGTCTGGACCTGTCTGAACCCTGGAGGGTCAAAGCTAGCACAAAAAATTATTAACAACAATTATTAATTACTATTAACAActaacaaataaaatgtcaattGTGAGAAATGTGGCAGAAATGTCCAAAATAGCTGGGCCTTTGTACTCATATATCATCTATCTAGAGGTCTTGTTTTAATGTGTCAAAATGTTCAATATATCTGTAATTCACACACTAAAAACATCTTGCCCCCCGTCATGAACGCTCATATTTCAACTTATGATAAAATTCTTCGCACAGCTCTTTCATGTTATTTTCTATCTTGAACATTCTTGgcagaataaaaataatcaccactgtttcctgctgtatgtgtgtcaaaCTCACCCTTGGCAGTTTGGTTGGCTTAGCTCTGAGGTGAAGGAAAACTCAGGGAAGACAGATATGTAGTGGACTTCAAAGAGACCACCCAGAACCACATCTCCAGCCTTGTGCAAACCATTAAGATGAAACTTTCTTCGTAATTTACAAGacaatgaaagagaagaaaatacaggcagtaagaaagacaaagagaataaaatCAAGATACACAAAAGCAGATGTGTGTCAACAAATAACCCCATAACTGTCCTCCTCCTTACACCCCTGTTTCTAACCCTTTTGCACAGTCAATTAATTTTATATACAGGACTATGTCATCCCCTTCACTCATTTACgtcactgtttgtttaatcttttaCACAACCCATCTTGGCAAGTGAGGTAGGAGAGCTGCATACACATTAAGAAGCCAGAGAGTCAAtttcattatattatattattatattataaggGTCTGGGGGAATGGGGGGATTACACAAAGTGGACCCACActcaaaacacaataaataacacTCTGCTAATTCATTCCTTTATGTCTTCATTATAGGTCATTCATTCGctcattatctataccacttatctgtcAAAGGTTACaggggagctggagcctatcccagctgacacaaGGTGAAAGGTACtccctgtacagatcaccagtccatctcagggccaacacatatagacaaacaaacatccatACTTAAAGTCACatctatgggcaatttagagtcaccagttaatctaacgtgcatgtctttggatggtgggagaCAGCCAGAGCAACCGGAGAGAGCCCATGCAGGTATAGCaggaacatgcaaactccacacagaaacctGAACCCTGAGTAGAAGGAGGAGTAAAAATCAATTTCATTTCCAGTTTCAAGTAGCCCAAGCACACAGGTCAGTGACTGAATAATCCAATTTATTTTTACGAGACAGCCATTCCTATCTGAAGGGCAAATTTTAGCCTGTTATACAGTACACTTTGTAAACTagctaaaacaaaaattatGCACAATTGTTAATCAATCATGAGAATGTCCACCAAATGATAGTCATATACCAAACCATTTTCTGAGAAGtctgattaaaaataattataCTTACAGTGGTATTTAAGATTTCATAGTGAGCTGTAATACAAAGGTGCTGCAATATTGAGAATTCTGTAACTGAAAAATCTCTCAGGCTAGTATCAAGGTGAGTACAGGACAGAAGTGGAGGGCGCCAGAGGTTATGGATGCAGCTGAGTCCCATGGAAGGGCTGGGCTGGGTAGCAGCACTACACTTCACTACAACAAGGTACAGCGGAAGGACAGGAGGTCACTGATCCAATATGAGGTGGTAGCATCATTCAAGGAAGATCATTGTAGCAATGGCACAACACTGGGAGCTGAAAGTTGATCTTGGGAAGCAACTTAAGGTTGTATGTTTAAAAGATTTAGAGTCCCAGAAATTGATTCCACATAGTTCCGGAGAATGATGGCAATTACAGAAAACtgttccaaaaaataaaaataaaaataaataaaataaaagagaaagcaaagagTGTggctctcttcttctctcctgtgcTGTTGCTTTGCAATGCCATGGAATGAATGATGTGACAAGTCACATAACCAATTAAATGAGGCAAGCATAGCAGTTTTACATAGTTTACTGATTTTAAAGACTGCACAGGACTGCACTGCCTCCAGCAGTCTTTATTGGGTCAGCATGGACACTGCATTCAGCCCTGGTTGGGGCTTCTCTGTGGTTGCTTATTTGGAACTTGTCAGTGTTTAAGATACACCTCCTGCCCATTAACATGCCTAAATCCTAAAATATCCAAACTAAATGATTGAAAATCATGTGACTTGTCTTGCAATTTGtattcaaatcatttaaaataacattgaCTTGATCTGGGGTTAAGGGCTTTGTAATTGCTTTTGGACATCATTATACAAGAAAGTATTAAGTGGTATAGTTGAAGGCAACTCTACTTCTTTTAGGTTCCATGAatatgtttcacctctcatccacaAGGCGTCTTCAATTCTAAAAGGTGATGGGGAGTCCAGGTATCTAACCTTTAGTGGGATTGTCACTTTGGAGGTGATCCTGACAGCTGTTGACACATTCTACCTCCATGTGAGTCGTTACAGTCACATGAGCCAAGGTGTGATTCATTTGTGAGTCACTGTCTCATCCTACCATCAAGTGAGTCACTGGGATCACATGGGTCACATGTATGGTACAGAGAGATCTTTAATGCAGCTTTAGGATCAGATGGCAGGGGAGGCTGCTAGTGTTGCTGCTAGTGTTGTTAGGGTAACCTCAAAAGGTTTGGCTTTGGTCTTTGTCTGCAAGGTCTTTAACTGTCAACTTACAAGGTTTTTCCTGTATACTGGGGACAGCCATGGACATCAAAGTAAAAATGGGTTACTTTGGGTTAAATGGCcactctctgttgttttgttttgcattttcataagagtaggaggaggagtATGATTGTATTTAATGAAAACCATATTAGCATGTCAGTGCTACAAGAAATTTCAATAAAAGACAGCATACTTCAGTCCACTGTCTTTATAGTCATTTTGTCAGATTTGCAGTTgtatttgggggggggggattgtCTCCCTCAGTGAGGTTAACCTGGGAATGTTTAGCTTATAGGTCACTGTCTGCAAGGCCCTCAACTTCCATCTTGTCAAGATTTTCTCTTGCATACCATGGAGGCCGTGGATGTGGTGGTAAAAAACGCTAACATCAGGTTAATAGACCcctcagttgttttgttttgcatcttcCCAGGAGCATGAttctataaaatgaaaactttctGAGCAGGATGGTGCTAGATTAAATGGCAATAAAATACTAATTGAGCACTGAAGTGATGCTTTATGACTTTGTAGTGCCTCGACCCATGATAGCTttccttgtgtttctctctggtctcagcaggATTATGTAACATTTGGGTCCAAACAGCGCCACCAAGAGGCCAAAACTGGAGGCCAGAATAGCAAAtacctccactgcatctgcatatttgcTTGGGGAATTGACGTAAGCAGGGACAAAtgccacccacacagcacagaagatcagcatgctgaaagttatgagtttggcctcattgaagttgtctggaagattccttgctagaaatgctaacaggaaactgaggataGCCAGTAAACCAATATAGCCAagtaacactgcaaaaccaaCTGTGGATCCTACaacacactcataaactatcttgtcattgtgatattcagtgtttttatgaggaGTTGGTGATGAGGACACAAGCCATGCTGTACAAATGACTGCTTGGATGGATGTAAGAACCAgaactgtccctctctgctgcacagcaccaaaccacttcagactggctccacctcctggcttggaggccttgaacacagccagaaccaccatggttttcacCAGGATACATGAGACACAAAGGACAAAGCAGACCCCAAATGCAGCATGTCTCAGCTGGCATGTCCACAGCCTGGGACGGCCAATAAACAGCAATGAACATAGGAAACAT is drawn from Lates calcarifer isolate ASB-BC8 unplaced genomic scaffold, TLL_Latcal_v3 _unitig_714_quiver_1305, whole genome shotgun sequence and contains these coding sequences:
- the LOC108879692 gene encoding extracellular calcium-sensing receptor-like; its protein translation is LSLSCKLRRKFHLNGLHKAGDVVLGGLFEVHYISVFPEFSFTSELSQPNCQGFDPPGFRQVQTMAFAIDEINRNSNLLPNVTLGYSLYDNCATLGISFRASLSMASGQEEQFLLDETCVGAPPVLGIVGDAYSTFTIAMSSVIGLYKLPIVSYYATCPCLSDRQRFPSFFRTIPNDSFQVRAMIQILKYFDWTWVGLLVSDDDYGLHAARSFQSDLGPSGGGCLAYTEILPWGNDSVEFRRIVNVMKKSTARVVILFSYESHMINLMEEVVRQNVTGLQWMGSEAWTTFAVLQTPDLMPYLGGTLTIAIRRGEMPGLRDFLLQIRPDLNHNNSYGNNMVRVNQFWEHTFQCRFAPPPAGWVEAGGALCTGQEDLESVETELLNISEFRPEYNVYKAVYALAYALDNMLQCEPGRGPFSGNSCASFQRLEPWQLVHYLQKVNFTTSFGDQVSFDENGDVLPIYDIMNWQWLPDGQIKVQTVGEVKKSAFKDEELTLDEDKIFWNFESKKPPRSVCSESCPPGTRMARKKGEPECCFDCVPCSEGKISNKTDCMECTSCPEDFWSSPQRDHCVPKKIEFLSYHEPLGICLTTTSLLGTFICAVVLGIFFHHHSTPMVRANNSELSFLLLVSLKLCFLCSLLFIGRPRLWTCQLRHAAFGICFVLCVSCILVKTMVVLAVFKASKPGGGASLKWFGAVQQRGTVLVLTSIQAVICTAWLLSSSPAPYKNTEYHNDKIVYECVVGSTVGFALLLGYIGLLAILSFLLAFLARNLPDSFNEAKLITFSMLIFCAVWVAFVPAYVNSPGKYADAVEVFAILASSFGLLVALFGPKCYIILLRPERNTKKAIMGRGTTKS